acttccttccatctcgtagtacgagccaaccgggctctgataccacttgttaggaatgtcggtactacaagatagagaatgcacaaggtaaagtagaaaatggacgccaagaatttatgtggttcggcaatttatgcctacgtccaccaaacaaggaatcttcactatatgaaaaaaatgaatacaacaagagtagtcttaccaagccaaagacaaggcttgatggatacaagaaagtatgacacacactttctatccttctaaacttcactcacacaatgtgtagtggaacactctcactctcactcttggagtggaactaaacttcactcacacaatgtgtagtggaacactctcactctcattcttggagtggaactctagctttggacttgatcctttgctactcactactCTCTTGATTGGTTggttcactacaacatcacacccatatttataggtgagggtttggcattctactagtttctagtgtattcttcaaacctctagcatagaaagatctagactagccacaaaagtgtggcttctagatctttccatttgcaaccaaggaagctagtactctctagcttcttccatcaactttataacatgctagaattgtctagcatgctccagccatctctcttgcttactagaataatctagaacattgatcatgggctggaccatataccaacaatttTCTCACTTTCCTGGTGGGTGAGTCTGGCAGCAAATCCATTGAAACTCCTTTTGTAACTTCTTACCAATAAATTTTCTGGAGAActgagacagagagagagagagagagagatcatgaAAACTAGCTTATAAGTTATAACGACAATCGAAATGAGAAGGTAAAGATCTAGATAGACTACCCATCCTGAACAACACCGTGTAGAATACTAAGGTGGTGAGCCAACGGTGAGTACGCCGGATCTCCATCAGGAAGGGACCCCATGTACACAATATAGACCTGCATCATCGTTGTAGTCgcgtttaatttttttatcagtTAAAAAGAAAGAGCATTAATGTAATCAAGCAAAATTGAAGCCGATTGTTTTCTTATACAAATGATTCATACCTTTCTATCTTCATCGGTGGCCTTGCATAATAAGTTCATGCTCAGAATAAAAATGGAGAAATCAGAATAAAACGCAACAGCCCCTTTCTTTGCCATTGCTCAATGCTTAAAAACTTCATGGCTGAAGAAAGGAAGGGTACTTTGTTTATATAGTCAGACTAATTAATGGCTGACTATTATCTTAATGCatccagattttttttttttaatttcttcaagACAGATTGGGAATTCCATTAATTCAAACACCAGATAAATCAAAAGTAGTTGCAACTGAAAGcctggattatggtaatctgtAAGACATGCAGAGAAATGCAGAGAGGGATTCAGTAACGGCAGTCAAATAGAAATTACAGCAATAAGAAAGTATTCATGTACCATTATTAATAGCATCTAGACAATCTAAAAATTCATGAGTATTGGTCCATGAATTTGTCACAATATGGAGCAAGTCTTTTTGAGTAACATTGTTAGAAATCTCATTTAAAATATAGGATTCAAAGGGTGAAAAAATAGACGAAAATTCTAACATAGTTACCCAAAAAGACCATTGCACGTTGTAATAAGTTCAAGGCCACTACCCACAATTTTTTAGTTCAAGGACCAAAGCTCCAATTTGACTAAAGTTCATaaatcattgctccaattcactaaaaaacaaaaaacaagttTGCAAAATTAAGGCTTGTTCCATTTGTTTTTCGGTGTTGTTATGTAAGGGTGCGTTTgatacgcagacgggacgggacgggacgggacgggacagaacgaaggtgtaatttttgaaaaagacatggggtatatttgtcttaaaatggtaaaacattgtgttccacatacgtggaacaaacccgttccagggggggaggtggaacgcaaaaacacccaaaatctgtcccgtggaacagcccgttccacccatttttggcgcaccaaacgcgggacgaaACGCCTCGTCCTGTTCCATCCCGTCTCGTcccgcgtaccaaacgcacaTCTCACAtcaaccaacggagagggggtgatgtgccttatatgtacatattcCCCTCCCCtatagcacgaggtcttttggggaCTCACTGGCTACGGATCCCATAAGAACTCCGTAGTTAAGTGAGTTTGGGCAAGAGcagtcctaggatgggtgaccccctgggaagttctcgtcgaGTTTGGGCAAGAGcagtcctaggatgggtgacccctgggaagttctcgtgccgagatccaaaaacaaaaccgtgagggtgtggtccaAAGCAGactatcgtgctacggtgaagtcgagctgggatgtgacatgtTATGACACAATATATTGGccaatttgtttttggattgaACCTCAACTTTATTCATGATATTAGAGATAGGTTTGCCGACATGTGTTCTAATTCAGCCAATTAAAACTGTCCATGTGTTAGACTCAAAAGTTCACCATGCATGAGAGAGTGTGTGAGGAATCAATAAACTTAGCAAAAGTTTATAAGGAGTTAGGCCATTACCTCCACTGTTACACTACTACAAACAAGGTGATAGAGGCCAGCCAAAACTGTCCTCTACAATTTTACTGGACAGTTTTTAAGGGCCCAATTTTACTGGACAGTTTTTAAGGGCCCTATTCCATGCCGTCTACTCCAGGATTTTTAAAAGACGCTTAAAGTTTAGAAATAGGACTGTTAATAATAGTTCTATATACTCGTACTGGATAGTTTTTAACAGTCCTTGAAAGCTtgaattataattaaaaaaaataaccgGTCTCTTCGAAAGCCAGTTCAGAGGACACATTtccttcaatttaatttttattcataaCTTCACAAACTATTTGTATGACATCAACTGCTCTCACGAGTGTAGTCTCCTTTCCTTGGAACTGCCATAATTAAAAGAGTATTAGACTCACAATGAGATGAAATTCAACAATTATtcttagaaaacaaataaatacctatAATGACTATCACGCTAACGCTTTCAGGTAAGTATATCAGGTGTTGGACAAAACATCACACTCCATTGAAATACAAATAAATACCTGTACTTTCAACAACGCGTTTTCTAATCCTTTGTTCCCATTTGTGCATTACACATTCCTTGCATGTAAAGAATAAAAATTCCTTCAACTACTAATAGATAACTTTCAGTAGGAACTACCTTACATGCAGGATAGCACTCCAAATGTAGCCTATCCCGTTGTGCTATTTCCAGTCTCCACTTTGGTCCTGCATATGCTCAGCAATTGATAGACTTTTATGATTGCTTACGTACAAAAGCCAGTTACGTAGCCAGTTGGTCATACTAGCCGTAATAAATCTTTGATTGGGCAAAGAATATAGTTTATGATAAGATTCAGAGTATAAACTTACAGTAACCACCAAAAGGTCAAATGGTTTTGAATCTTGAGTCTTTTGGTAGCTCAACTAGAATTTGGACAGTTCACTGTAAAAGTTAGCATACACTAAAGGCCAGAAAGTTGACTACCTATGAATCCAATCAATAACAAGTTTATCATATGCATCAGGACAATTTCATATTCACATGATTTCTTCCCTGTAATCCTCGATGAATATTACAAATTACATATGTTGGTGTCAAAAGTCGGGCATAGTCTGGACTGAGTTCAACATGTACTTGCTTTGAGTGTTGCTTTTAGTCTCAGTGCCACGAGATGGCTTGAGACAAAGAGAGAATAGGAGTGCCACTGTTGGATGCTGCCAACATGTGGTGTTTGAATGTGTATGAAAGTTGCACGTTAATCTGGCTTCTTAATTAACCAAATGACAATGTACTAAGTGGGATGTTGGTTCTGTTAAGTTCTATTTTGTGCCTCGAGTGAACGAGGACTTAAAATTTAGTGCAATATGCTTGCCTGAAAAGTAAATCATAGCGAAATAGAAACCAAAAAATGAGAAACATAATGTAAACATTTCATGGTGGAGTCAAGATAACAAACGTTTGCAGAAGTAAAATCTAGGCGATGGGCCGAGCTACATAACTTGAAATGTAAATGGATTGGAAATGTAAAGAAAGTAATAAAACTCTATCAAGATTTAGCCATGAAGGACAATATAATGCTAGAGAAGTCCACCAAGATCACTATTGATGTCGGATTGGACTTAGTACAAAACATGTGCCTCAGAGAGGAGACCAGGATGGTGGGAATTGCACATCAACCGAATCATACCACAGAGTGGCAGAAGTATAAAAGTTTTAGATCTCAGGGATCGAATTACAACCCTAGGCTTGCTTGGAATGATGATAGgaaacaaaatatcaaaaatacCTTCAAAAGTTAGATCTATGTTTGGCCACAAATGCCTAATGATCAAGGCAAAACATCGAGTTTTGTTCGTGAGACTGTTCTCTTTGAAATAAGACTCAGCGGAAAAGCCTTAATTTGACTCTAGTTTGTAAGCCGTAACATCATTAAGACAACACTTCGTTTTGATCTAATCGATTAGTCATGCAGCCATCATAATTATGTCAAAACCCATTATAGGGTGTTCTGATATTTCACTCTAAGATGATAAAATTgctcaaataaattaaaatattttgtaTTTCTGTATGTGCTTTTCTGCAATAAGAAAGCATATATCTGCGGCATGTATGGATAGGCTAATATACCTATATATAttgaagggagttttaacaaaacacttccggtactgttcatttttaacaaaaatccacatttttacattttcctggtactattcactacacacCTTTATtagtcatttttcattaaaactaaagtttttttagatttttcgtcagttttccttatatttaaagatatcaaatttgtaaactaaattttgttaACCAAATGACTGGGAAGTTGATGactgaattattatttaagtgttgaaTAAGGTGTTAATTCCTTATCGATGACACATCATTTCGTTTATAAATTAATCTACAAATTTGGtttacctagcattactcaaaTTAGAATGACAACCTCACTTTGATGATGCATGCAAGTGCTGCTGGTGCTGGTGCTGGTTTTGTTGTATTTGTTAATATATTCTCTAATTAAACATCATGTTACTTTTACGTATATTTATAGTAATTGAGTGGAATATATACTAACTTGACACACTTACGGATTTGTTTAAATTAATCGCTTTTAGAATATATCGTGCAGTGGGAGAAAGAGGAAGCCAACTATACCTGCATGATGCATCCGCATGCAGCATCCTCCACTTATTTTAGgctgtatttttcttttatctaaCATGTAATATGCACGTGCTTTTTTCTCTCCACTTTCTAGTATGTACATTTTCTTATTTCTCATTGGGATAAATCGAGcatgcctataaatacctaataCACGTTGCCTTCTTTTCATAGTTAGTAATTAAGAGCCCAGGGCAATATCCTAAATCATCTCGATTATTAAGCTCAacgttaattaatttaataatggagGGTTCAGGTTTAACTGCCACTCGAACATTAAGTtacttgttgatgttgttgatgttGGCTGCAACCTCAGAGTCAGCGAGAGGCCAAGGCACAAGAGTAGGGTTCTACTCTCATACTTGTCCTCGAGCTGAGTTCATCGTGAGGTCAACAGTTACAGCTCATTTCCAATCTGATCCTACCATTGCCTCTGGCCTGCTGAGGATGTATTTTCATGATTGCTTCGTCAATGGCTGTGATGCTTCCATCCTCATCGATGGTCCAACAGCCGAGAAAACCGCCCCTCCAAACCTCAATTTAAGAGGATATGAAGTGATTGATGATGCCAAGGCACAGCTTGAAGCCGCATGCCCAGGGATTGTCTCTTGCGCAGATATTCTTGCCCTAGCTGCACGTGATTCTGTGGTTCTGGTACGTACACGATGATTGAATATGTTTGTATGTATAGGTAACATATTGTCAACATAATATGTGGACAATATAGGGTTATAAACATATTCCCTTTTCGCTACAGTACTAGTGTTAGGGTGTCAAATCCATCAAAATCGATCCTCAACAGTGACAGTAACAACTAACTAGTACAAGTctaaggtttagggtttagtacTAGTATAGACTACTAGCTAGCTAGTTGTAAGTATCTGAGCCTAATCAGTGTGCAGTATTAGTACTAGTCTCTAGTTGTATTACTTTCCTTCTAATAAATACTAATGTTTGAAAACATGTGTTGGATGCATGTATAAATCTATCGATCGGTACAGACCAACGGACAAAGTTGGCCAGTGCCTACAGGACGCAGGGATGGGATGGTTTCCTTAGCATCTGATACAGCCAACTTGCCAGGCTTTACTGAATCAATGGATTCGCAAAAACAAAAGTTTGCAGACAAGGGGCTAAACACGCAGGATCTTGTTGCCCTTCTTGGTAAGCTTTAATAATTTGTATATGTTCAAATATCTCATATATGACAACTTCCTGttaaaatacaaagaaaaaaactcattgttagaaattgaaatgaaacaagaaataaaaCTACTGGAATATTCACAGAAGTTCTCTAAAAATTAATTACTTTTCTTGAGCATATTCCAGGTGATTctatgttgattttttttcctaccATATATAGGAGCACATACAATAGGAACATCGGCTTGCCAGTTCTTCAGTTACAGAATATTCAATTTCACAACTACTGGAAATGGTGCGGATCCTGCGCTTGACCCATCATTTGTTCCTCAGCTACAAACTCTCTGCCCGCAAAATTCTGATGGTACGAGGCGCATTGGATTAGACACAGGCAGTGCCGACAAATTTGATGTATCTTTttttgcaaatttaagaaaaggCAGAGGAATTCTCGAGTCCGATCAGATGCTATGGACTGATGCTACAACAAAACCCTTTGTCCAACGTTTTCTAGGTGGTAAAGGCCCTTCTGGATTGAACTTCTATTTGGAGTTCGGAAAGTCCATGGTGAAGATGAGTAACATTGATGTGAAAACCGGCACACAAGGTCAAATTCGAAAAGTATGTTCTGTGATAAACTGATATGAAAACCGTCACATAAATAATACAGTATGCAAAAGCTGTTGTAAAACCTTTCTCGTTTTTCGTCTGGTTGTGTACCTGTTCATGACATATGAAAaacaagtatgtgatactagTAATCTGAACATGCATGATATCTCAATAATATATCAATTAGGGATGAACTGTCAAACCCTCAATTCTCATTTCGCATCACTTGTCGTATACATATCATGTTTAATATTCCATTAATTTCAAATACAACTCATACAAAACTAAttcttctctggaaatttcGGAAAACCTTTTTTTTCGAAGGTTAGACATTGAATAAGTGAAGTTTGGGTTGGTTAACCGGGAACCAGAAACCACACTGATCCTCAGTACATAATAAACCAACGATTTAACTTCCTATCCTCGTAAGTGGCCTTGCTTCAAGACCCTTGCATAGTAAGTTCATTGTGAACATGAGAGTAGACAAAGCATTATAATATATGCACGAAATTGTAAGGATGAGCGGATCGGATAATGCAAATCACCCGAAAGAAGCGTTGTTATTAATAAATCGGGGAGAAACGTTATGATTTCCACCCCCAAACAGTTTTGCTGCCTCTGGGGTAGAAAACACTGGGGGCGGATATCCAGACTTAGAAATTCCAACAAGAAGAAGACCGTGGCAAGGCAACTTTCATCAAAGCTAATGGTTTAATCCTACACACATCAGACAGATATTCCAAGGAAGGAAATATCGACAAGGCAATTTGGAAATCCCTCATTATTACCTCAAGAATACGAATAGGTGAGCTTCCCTTTTTTCATACAGTTTTGGACGACTGTGTTTGCACTTGtgcaatttatttttctttgaggaGAAAGGTTTACATCAACTAACATTGGACTTCTAACGTTGTGGACACCATCAGACCAAACCAGCGATCCAGACACTTTTGATCGATCTGGCAAATCGTTTTCAACAACAGTGACATCAAAAGTCTTCTCTTCATTCAGAGACTCGAATGCCAGAACTTCGGGAACAACTTTGATGTCAAGTTGTCAAATCGGGAATCCGACGATATTTTGGCCTTGTAGGTCGAGTTTGGAAAGCCAACATTTTTAACTCTTCTGTGAAATTTAACTGTAAAAGGTTCCTTTTCTGCAACTTTAACTCCCATTGAAGGGTGATTAAGATCCTTTGGATATCCTTTCTCAGATCCTTTAGGGCATGTGCTGTTATCTCCTGAcatgagtctaactttgccTTCATCATACATTATGCATAGCAACTTTATGTAATCTTCTTCACAAGCTTCGTAAACAAGCCCCGGCGTTACAGCGTTCAGAGGATTGATATGTCCCGATCCATAAGCAAATGCACCAGTGGAAA
This window of the Malus domestica chromosome 03, GDT2T_hap1 genome carries:
- the LOC103448533 gene encoding peroxidase N1-like, translating into MEGSGLTATRTLSYLLMLLMLAATSESARGQGTRVGFYSHTCPRAEFIVRSTVTAHFQSDPTIASGLLRMYFHDCFVNGCDASILIDGPTAEKTAPPNLNLRGYEVIDDAKAQLEAACPGIVSCADILALAARDSVVLTNGQSWPVPTGRRDGMVSLASDTANLPGFTESMDSQKQKFADKGLNTQDLVALLGAHTIGTSACQFFSYRIFNFTTTGNGADPALDPSFVPQLQTLCPQNSDGTRRIGLDTGSADKFDVSFFANLRKGRGILESDQMLWTDATTKPFVQRFLGGKGPSGLNFYLEFGKSMVKMSNIDVKTGTQGQIRKVCSVIN